The Babylonia areolata isolate BAREFJ2019XMU chromosome 2, ASM4173473v1, whole genome shotgun sequence genome segment aaactgagaaaatggtctggagatataccactctagacgaactgtgtgaattttcagccttccagagctatttctctttttctgatgacgtcatcagtgacgtcactatgcacgtacgtaatatgtttatggcagtcaaggggttaagatcCATATAAGACCAACTGTGTTGAGAACATCAGCCATCCTGTttcatttatcatccccagatggCAAACTAAtcattaaaaacaataaaaaaaacaaacaaacttgtttacaatatcactacctatttgccagagcaaaacagcacagacaatacattatagactgcagaaaagacaAAACACTTGCTGGAAAAAAGAATGGGGAACacactgggaaggcagaaaaagctgGCAATACAGTCAATAACAATGGAGACAAAAAATAGAAGCAGAAACAAAAATAGCAATACAAAAAAGTAAGTTTCTTCCACAGAAATTCCACAAGGCAGTGATGctatttattttgcaaaaacCCTCAGCATCCCATGCGGTTACCTTTCAAGTGCACAATAAGTTTGTTCTTTATGGAGAAGAGTCCTGCCACATCCACTCACTGGTTTGGTTCGGTAGGAGCAAAAAACACAACACTTAACAATCAAAGAAGTAAGAGCTTCTGCACTGATCATCTTGACCATACCAAAAGCTGAAGCACAAATGATCATCAGTGTGAGATCATGCTGAAGTCTGTTGTAGCGTAGTAGTAGTTTTCTCCATCTATGGAGTGAAAGTGtaacttttcagtttcagtttcaatgtgtcaAAGCAGGCAGAATGATCCATATACCATGCACCACACCtgtttgtaaaaagaaagaaagaaaaaaaaaagtgagggtggggagagggggtaagtggaaagcagatgcctgacatgcaTAGACCCAATGCACTGGTCAGTCTGAAAACTTACGGCAGGTATGCGCTATTGATTAAACtaaaatggaatgaaataaacTGTTGAATTTGATTCAAAAACACATGGACAGCAAACgatgaaaatgaaatcaaaaagtGTAAACAAGATGAACAGTGAATGGAAACAAGCTAATCTGGTGGAAAAGTGATGTCTAATATAACCACAGGGACCAGACAAGATtatatctacaaaaaaaaaaaaaaagaaaaaaaaaaaaggctggggtCACATTGAAAACAGTGTTAGTCTGGAAGCCAACGGTAACAGCTTATTTGGAAGAGAAGTGGGTTGGGGGAAAGGAGGTATTTTGGAAGACATTTattcacagattaaaaaaaaaaaaaaattcaaagcatgaTCAAGTTTGTTGATCAACAATCCATATCACCTGTTTGAAGAAGACCTTTCTTCTCCAGTTCTCTTTCATCtgtttcagtttgaaaaaaaaaaatcttttaacatTCCAACTATTCTGAAAATTTCTAATTAATCTAATACCTATAGTATAACTTTGATCgttcaccaaagaccaatccccTTGGGGATCCACTGCGaagcaaaatggaaaaacaataagGGAAGAGAATGCCGCGTACAAACTCACCACCTCCAGCCTCACAATGGAAGttaaagctgtgacacatgctctccagtggctgtcatctattCATACGCCTAGAAATCAACATGCCATGCTTtaaacggactcaatgaacctcacacaaaaaaactgaaagtggaatgggaagcccagagtggcatgaggcaatgcgcaactttcagattcaaaaacttacatggtcatactgcctgggacatgcaggtattaagggaaatgagcgagctgacaggcttgctggtaacacaacaacaacgtgcAGTCTGTGtctaggaaaattggaaatcctcagaaaagtcgaagaataccaaaaagaacaggtacaaggccatcacaccatcgactgcctcaaagaaagaaaggctgagagagggagcagctgcaagtctagcatgaaaggcagagcatGATCTTTTGCAAATCAAATGAATATtggcataatttccaaaccaacactgcgcaaatttcttcaaaaaggAACAGTCTCTTTGGGTTTTTCCAAATATAGTAGACCCAGCAACACGCACCAGAAATCTTTTCCTACCCCTCTTacggcgcatgtgtgtgtgtgtgtgtgtacgcacgcgcgtctGTATGCTtagttacatttatttgcttatctgtttatctatcatcattattgtctttattattatcattatcatctttttttttaatatatatatattataatcattatcatgattttttaaaatctttattttattattacttttattatctttttttttaaaaatctttttttaatacctattcatttatttacttattcattcatttatctaggttttttttgtttttcttgttctttccgcattgtatttcatttcattattcattatctatctgcttaccttccctccccccccccccactcaaggcctaacaaagtgtgttgggttacactgctggtcaggcatttacttggcagatatggtgcagtgtatattgatttgtctgaaCCCAGAGATGCCtcatgagtaactgaactgaactgaagtataACTTCGAGGAGGACTCTGCATCACCTTATTATTTATATTCACAAATATCATAAATTTTGATAACAAACTGACCAAAACATCCACCATCATGACAaataaatctttctctctctctctcttttttttttttttgtctctctcactatttctttTTTGCATTTAGGGTTCTGGAACTCCCATGCTCACTTCAACAGAGtagtgagtgggcttttacatgtgtgactaTGTCTATCCCATCAAACAAGCAGCCACGCTCCCCAGATTTCAGGCTCTTTGATTCAAACTTTTAATTATTTGATCTTTTGCCCGAGTATACACAAAGAGGATGAAGGTATTAGCTGGTCTGCACAGCTGTTGACTCCACTCTTAAATCCACAGGTACCACTGTTGAGATTACACACAGGACCTTCAAACTGAAAGTACAATATTCAATCATTCACCTACCGAATCTCAACGATGCAAATACAATTTATGAATAAATCATGATCAGAACATGATCTGTTATCTGTACACTTTCTCATGGTCAGTTTTCAAAGACCATATCAATTCTGGGTCCAAATCCTAAGCCCCATGTGaacttttctgtgtttctttttgtgttctcagtgtgctttttttttcttctcttttttcttcttgtttcttttcttttcttctctaatGTGAACTTTTTGTGTCTCTTTTTGTGCcctctgtgttttttctttctttctttacttctttcttatgtttgtattaaaaatgaataaaaatatgtTTAAAAGAGTCCAATTCTGAACAAAgacttctttccttctgtttagAATTCTGCCATGGTTTTAATCTGCTATACATCATTACACATGTGTTTTCTTCATGTTGAACACAACCTTACAAATACTAGTGTGTCATTTTCTGTGGAGATCTCACGTCAGTCACGGCTCAATGTCCTCACTCATTTTCAAACCATAAGTCTGAATGAATGCTGAATCCCATTCTGTTCTGGAACACTGAATGGACGCTGCATCCTGTTCTGTTCTGGAACACTGAATGGATGCAGCATCCTGTTCTGTTCTGGAACATTCAGTGCATGCTGCATCCTATTCTGTTCTGGAACATTCAATGAATGCTGCATCCTATTCTGTTCTGGAACATTCAATAAATGCTGCATCCTGTTCTGTTCTGGAACATTCAGTGAATGCTGCATCCTGTTCTGTTCTGGAACATTCAATGAATGCTGCATCCTATTTTGTTCTGGAACATTCAAAGAATGCTGCATCCTATTCTGTTCTGGAGCAATGCCTTTCCGGCAGTGTGTTTTCATGTGCACAGCCAAACAGTCAGAGCGCCGGAAAGTGGATTTGCATTCCATGCACATGTAGGGGTTTTGACCAGAGTGTCGTCGCATGTGTACTTTCAAGCTTCGGGACTCCCTGAAAGCTGCTCCACATTCCGTGCAGGAGTAGGGTTTCTCTCCAGTGTGTTTTCTCATGTGCACCTTCAGCTTATCTGGCTTTATAAAGGCTGCATTACACTCTGTGCAGACAAAGGGTTTGATGCCAAAGTGCCGTCTCAGGTGCACTCTCAAGGTGTCGGGTCTTGCGAAGGTTGAAGGACATTCTGTGCATGCATAGGGTTTGAGGCCCAAGTGTTTCTTCTGGTGTGCTTTGAGTTCACTGGACACAGTGAAAGATGCGTCACACTGGGGACAGGGGTAACGCTTCTCTCCTGCATGCCTTCTCATGTGGTCCTTCAGCTTGCTGGAGGTTGTGAACACTGCCTCGCATTCATTGCAGGAATAGGGCTTTTCGCCTGTGTGGCTCCGCAAGTGCACTTTGAGGTCTGAGGACTGGGCGAAAACCGCACTGCATTCTGTACAGAAGTAAGGCTTTTCCCCTGTGTGTTTCCTCAAGTGGACCTTCAGCTTATCTGCCTGCCTGAAGGCAGCTGGGCACTCTGAACATGCATAAGGCTTCAGCCCTAGATGACAGTTCATGTGGACTTTCAGGTGACCTGAGCGAGCAAACGCTGCCCCGCACTGAGTGCAGGCATAAGGCTTTTCACCTGTGTGTTTCCGCATGTGGATTTTCAGCTTGCACGACTTGGTGAAAGCAGCCTGACATTCTGTGCAAGCATATGGTTTTTCCCCAGTGTGGGTTCTGAAGTGTACCTTCAAGTCACAGGATCGTGAGAATGCCGCCACGCACTGTGGGCAACGGTAGGGCCTCTCCCCTGTGTGCTTCCTCATGTGTATCTTCAACTTGTCAGACTGCAGAAACGCTGCCGAACACACCGTGCACACATGGGGTTTGATCCCTCGGTGTTTCCTCATGTGCAGTGTCAACTGATCGGACCGTCTGAAGGTTGATGGGCATTCTGTACAGAAGTAAGGTCTTTCTCCTGTGTGTGACCTCATGTGGATTTTCAAGTTGCTGGAGTTTGTAAATGCTTTATGGCATTCAGAGCAGGGGAAGGCATACTTTGCCATCATTCTATTCCTATGTACATTAGAGCTGGATGGCAGGGCAAACATTGCACCGTTTCCTCCACGGGAACCAGGATTCTGCGAATACCCTCCTCCACTATGACCCATTTCTGGTTTGAAATCAGACATCATGCTAGACCAAAACGCATTGCTGCCACTCATAGCTGGCACAGCGCCAAACCCAGCATGCATTGTGCTGAACGGCACTGGGGTTGGATCTGTCTGCTGTGCGAAGTCAGCAGTGTGAACAGTGCTGCCAGTCAGCGTCAGGGGGCCGCTGTAACGTCTGGGAAGTCcgtctgtccacccctcccctttcccacaCTCACTCCGGTCTGCTCCACTCACTGCCACAGCCTCTTCTTTCACCCACTGCTGGCCCTGGGCCCACTCTGCAACAAAGTTTGATAAACATCCTAAAATTTAAAAGTGAAACATGACAAACATCATGAATTTCACAATTTTCAACTAAAATTACAATTGTGGATAggtataaaagaaaagaacactcATAGTgaacacatgtgcatgtttacacAGTCTTGGATCTGTAACAGTTCTCTTATTCATTCACACCATCTTCATTCACGATAATCAgaacaaaaacattaacaaatatgaaaatgaaatgtttaggTACTTAACAAAAtggaaacagaagaaaataaaggtgGAATTTCTGTCAAAAACGCAAGAATTTCACACAGGACTGCTGGAGAAAAGGTGCGATTCCAATTCACTTCAGTCTCTCACTTTGGAAATAAATTACCACCTGAAAAATCATCACCATTCAACTTCAAACTAAATGTCACCACTACCTTCAAAGTGTCCATTCCCTGATGACCACTGGTGCTCTTGGTGACTGCTTCTCTCATCCTCTGTTCCTCTGTAACATTTCATCACAATTCAAATCCTCACAATGTTCAtgtacaatgaagaaaaaaagaagaagtcaataCTGATGCACAAAACAATCACAGAATTAAGGAACAGgctgaaaacaaaacatttatttTCTAACTTGTCCAGTCCAATGACAATCTTTCCTATTTCAGAATTTTCCTTACATGTTAACTTCTTTACTTTCTTATTTTTCCCTTATGACATGGCATACTGCAGACTTTATTTATACAAAACGTTATTATCAGGTTTTGATCTGATTTACTTTTTAACCGATTTTCAAGAGTAGGTATAACAAAATTTCATACCATTGGCCAAGTGAATAAAATTTAGGTTACATATTGCTGATTAATTacatttctccctccccctcccccacacccctctctctctctctctctctctatatatatatatattattatgtgtgtgcatgaaaatcCAAAAAGATAATAAACTGCCCATCAAACATTAACACATTCAACAACCACTCACTACACTCACATTTTTTGTGACAAACATCTGTGATACTGACCTCTCAATTTCACATATGCAATCGTACTTGTCTCTCGATTCTTAATGAGTAGTACCACCCACCTCTTTATTCTAAATGAATGCTTTCACTGACCTCTCAATTTTAAATAAGCACACAGACCTCTCAATCTTAAATTGGAACTTGCACTCAGCTATTTCCAATGCAAACTCACACCGACATCATTTAATTCTAAATGAGCACTCACACTGGCCTCTTAATCTTAAATGAGTACTTACACTCACCTCTCAGTTCTGAATAAGCATTCAAATCAACCCCTCAACTTTACATAAGAACTCTCCATTTTAAAtgaacactcacactcacttttTGATGAGCACTTTATCACAACACTTGAGACCAACTTTTAATTTCAAAGGCTGTCGAACGACTTTTGATAAAACTATACAAGAACTTTCCAATCCTTGTCTTTGTAAGCCAGTCATCCAAATATATACAATAAACATATCTGAGTTTAATGTCAGCTTGGCTTAATTCAATCTATGAAACATCCATTACATTTTCCTCTAAAGCAGTCTTGTAAATGCTACCTTCGACAAAACAGAACCAATGTTCAGGTGCTTCAGCCTGGCtgccttgggtttttttttttcttacacagtGAAAATTTACAATATATTTAACACTCTGGACATAACAAATATTCCAAGTTTGCAGCTCCATAACCAGCAATTACGCAGAATATGCTACAAAGTGAATTCCGACCCCTCCAATTAAAGACACAGATcacatattaaaaacaaaacttaatTCTGACATACTTGTAGTTTGTGCTTATGTGCAAAATTTAAACTTTATTGTGCAAGTATGCAAAATTTAAACTTTGCTTTGCAAGTATATTagccctttcgctgccaggaaaataagatttaagtgaaatctatttgccagggttttttcacaaaaaacgggtataaattttcaaaaaattctgtgctctttgttattggagaaagacccataaaagtatatattttctgaaaggtaaatgaataaagaatacaaaacacatgctgttttcccattttatatatttttagtgacatgctgttgttttgaaatcagtgttttgttttttgtcacattttcaacttgttcattacaaacattagtcaggtaatttgcacaaaagcatcatattttctggacaaatggatatctgcaaacacaaaatcatactagaacaaccacaatatatatatattttttaagagatagatacacaatacattgtgacttctccaagtgataagatggatgtgaggccacgccccctcagtctctacccccctcctcctgacccctctcacatggtcacttgattcagttctcatcagaccgcgttggctgcgtgccaagaatatcgctctgctgctaattcggtcatctgtcgtctgctaacatctgtacagccggcatcactcactgacagtcgcatcttggccactctcttgattacgtcctataaatgttcatcactatcttctccttcgaatttacgcttcaattctttctgagcatcagctaaagaaagaaatcatggtgatttagttcgtcacgatcgcatgtcttgagcacggcgtcagtccgacattttgttgagcgagcgaggagagaagtcaggcaaacacttggacagtgacccaaccaaaacgttcaaataaaggactgctttatgacgtagatggggtttctagctatgaatagaatctagagagattccccaggctaaagctaccactatttttgccaaggaagtgaatgcaaaccagggaaaagtcagaatatttcgatgacgagttatctcgtcatgcaggcagcgaagcatacatgcttgccatgacgagttatctcgtcatgcaggcagcctaggggttagtATGGGAATACAAAATTCAAACATTAATTTACAAGTGTATTACTATTTGTGTGGGATAATACTGTGTTCTTGAACTTAAACTTAAAGCTGAAgccgcattcttcttcttcttttgttctttttttggagggttggggggagggggctgggtgggaggggggcagggggcgagagggggtgggCAGGTGGGGTCTCTTGACATGTGCCTCTTTTTCAGGTGAATACAACTGAGCAAAACAAACTGTTTATTTTGACTAGATTTGTCTTCTGTGACAAACAGAATCAAGTCAAGTATGAATGAAGGTTCCACAATCAACCATTGCACTCTGAACATATGATAACAATACCCTTCTCTATGAGATTGGGAAAATGACACAGCTCCACTGAAGCTTACCTGGATTCAGAACGCACagattcttcctcttcttttacaTCAGCTGGATTAAAAAACGTGACAGAAGGTTCCCAGtctgtgaagaaaaaacaaaagaggtgagagagagggagggagggtgggacggaaagaaagagagagagagtggttgagagagagagagagaattaagatGCAGTTAACATCTTGtattaagacaaaacaaaaaagtttatTAAAACTAAAAGTAAGCAAAGCAGAGATGAGCATATCTACTCAAATTAAAAAGGGTATGTATTATTCATACCACTAATAACTCTCTTGTTGCAATGGGATCAATTACATGTGCTAAAAATAAGGGTTTCTACTAAAAGAAGGGAGGCAGTTTCTGGCTTGGTAGCACTTTAATCCAATCCCATGTAATGTCTGCATGATTGATCAGTGTTCAGTTTTCCACAGAAATGTAcagatatatatcatatgtattttTAAGGATTTTTGATTGATCCCTTGTGAACAGTCCTTCAGAATGTTTTTTCTCAATCAGAACTCTGAACTTGATGATGAATGGCTGCTTACCTTGcagatcactgtcactgtcaatctCCTTTGTCATGTcagcctccctctctttcttctccttcgccCACTCAGAGTCCTGCtccatttttcttctgtttcctgtCCAACACTCTGCAGCCTTTTGCCCTGGGCTCCTGTGAGTTTCCACTGGTGTCTCTGTGTTTAGTTCAGACGTCGTCAGTTGTTGGGTGGCTCTGCCTCGTGACTGCTGTCTTCACAAGCTGGAATGGGAACAGTATCTGAACTGGTATGGTCTTAAACAGgtcaaaaatattttcttttacaTTATCTCCAGCAGCGTTTTCCCTCTCTATCCTATGAGCATCAAAGTGTCAGTCACTGAATCACACTCTCAGTATCACCTAGATAGTGACAAATTATTTGCGCTTAACAAATCATCTTATAACATCACAGGATAAGTTGTATCACTGAGTTGATAAAGCAGAAGTTCAAATTAAGTATATAATCAATCTCCCAgttatgtaaacaaaacaaaagaaca includes the following:
- the LOC143300648 gene encoding uncharacterized protein LOC143300648 is translated as MEQDSEWAKEKKEREADMTKEIDSDSDLQDWEPSVTFFNPADVKEEEESVRSESRGTEDERSSHQEHQWSSGNGHFEEWAQGQQWVKEEAVAVSGADRSECGKGEGWTDGLPRRYSGPLTLTGSTVHTADFAQQTDPTPVPFSTMHAGFGAVPAMSGSNAFWSSMMSDFKPEMGHSGGGYSQNPGSRGGNGAMFALPSSSNVHRNRMMAKYAFPCSECHKAFTNSSNLKIHMRSHTGERPYFCTECPSTFRRSDQLTLHMRKHRGIKPHVCTVCSAAFLQSDKLKIHMRKHTGERPYRCPQCVAAFSRSCDLKVHFRTHTGEKPYACTECQAAFTKSCKLKIHMRKHTGEKPYACTQCGAAFARSGHLKVHMNCHLGLKPYACSECPAAFRQADKLKVHLRKHTGEKPYFCTECSAVFAQSSDLKVHLRSHTGEKPYSCNECEAVFTTSSKLKDHMRRHAGEKRYPCPQCDASFTVSSELKAHQKKHLGLKPYACTECPSTFARPDTLRVHLRRHFGIKPFVCTECNAAFIKPDKLKVHMRKHTGEKPYSCTECGAAFRESRSLKVHMRRHSGQNPYMCMECKSTFRRSDCLAVHMKTHCRKGIAPEQNRMQHSLNVPEQNRMQHSLNVPEQNRMQHSLNVPEQNRMQHLLNVPEQNRMQHSLNVPEQNRMQHALNVPEQNRMLHPFSVPEQNRMQRPFSVPEQNGIQHSFRLMV